CATCGAAACGACTTGCGATCGCCGTCCCGGTCGCTTTGTTTCTGATCTTCGCGCTGCTGTACATGACATTCAATTCGGTCAAGCTTGCCTTGCTGATCTACCTGAATGTTCCCATTGCGGCGACCGGAGGCATTGTGTTGCTATGGATGCGTGACATGCCGTTTTCAATCTCCGCCGGGGTTGGCTTTATCGCCCTCTTTGGTATCGCGGTCATGAACGGCGTCGTACTGATCGAACATGTCCGGCACCTGCGGCATAGCGGCGATAGCCTACATGATGCCGTCGTTGGTGGGGCCATGGACCGAATCCGTCCTGTCCTAATGACCGCATCATGCGGGGCGTTGGGATTTGTTCCGATGGCAATATCAAGCAGCTCAGGTGCAGAGGTCCAACGCCCATTGGCAACCGTCGTGATCGGCGGACTGGTCACGTCAACGATCTTGACGTTGCTTGTCCTTCCGTCAATCTATCGCTGGTTTGAACCGAAAGAATCCGCAGCCGAACCGATTGACATGGCTGAATTCGAACACTGACGCTGAGACTTTGTTGACCGTCGTCAGGCATTTGCAATGCGTTGCTGCCGGATGCCTGCCGACGGTTGTGATGGGTAGGCACTGACCGATCGATAATGACACCGGCTTCGCCTAAACAGCTTTCATCACAGCCAACATCTCGCGGCTGATCTGCTTCGAGCGTTCGTCGTAGACGGCTGCCTCTTGCTCGGTACCGTCGGCGACTTTGGGGTCTTCATATCGAATTGGCAACCGAAGCTCACAACCGGGAACGATTGGGCATGCGTCGTCGGCACTCGAACAGGTCATCACAGCGGCGTAGCCGGATTGGGGATTCGGTGTCTGATCGTAGACTTTGGAAAAACACTGCAGCGGAACCGATTGATCCGAATAGCTCACCCGATAAATCGGATTGCTCACCGACACATCGTCAGCTTCGATGACAAATCCTGACCTTCGCAAAGAATCGACCACCCGCTCGTTCATCGCTGTCGCTTCTGTGCCGCCGGAAAATGTCTGTACTCCGAAATGGCCGCAGTAGTCCGCAATGACCTTTGCCCAGATTTGCGAAAAGTGACTACGCCTTGAATTGTGAGTGCAGATAAACGTCAGCTTGGCGGTTCCATTCGCTTCCAAATTCTTACGAATGTAGCCAGCAAGCTGAGACAACTCCTGACGACGCGTGCTGGGGATTTGATCCAGTTCGCTCGCACGCTCTGTGATCCACTGATCGATCGACGTGAAGCAATGAAAGGACGAAGAAGACTCAGACGAGTGGTTGGTCATTGATGAATCCTTGATGTTCACGCTGTTGGTTGCCTAACGGGCATTGCGGTATTCAATAGCTGATGCAGTCCAGCCAATCCGGTTGGCGGAACCGATTGCCAGGGTAATAAAACAGTCCGGCTGGAATGGTTGACCAGGACTTCGTTGATGTAGCTGACCTCGTTTGCTTTCCGACCCACTAAGACAGGGTCGTGCACTGGTAATGGCTGAAGCGATTGGTTGATCACCCATGCATAGGGTTCGATGCTGGCACGTCGCAAATCACTCTGCAGAGCAGCTGCTTCATGGACCGGCGTCGATTCAGGCAGGGTCACCACCAAAATCCGCGTGAACAATGGGTCACGTAATCTGGGCAAAAGCTCCGAGACACTCGGTGGAATATGATTGGCTTGACGAGAAACTTCGCGATGATACGCCATCGCGGCATCGAGCAGCAGCACGGTATGCCCGGTCGGTGCGGTGTCCAAGACAACAATTTGCTCTGAACCTTTTGCGACAGACTCTGCAAACGCTCGAAAGACTGCGATCTCTTGAGTACAAGGTGATCGGAGGTCTTCGTCCAACAAAGCCTTCCCGTGTTCATCAAGATCTTTCGCGGCGAGTTGCAAGACTTCGTTGCGGTACTGCTCGGTCACTTGCTGGGGATCGATTCGACTGACCGTCAAGCCTTCAAGACTCTGCTCGGCGAGGGCCGACCTCACGTGCGCTGCCGGATCAGTCGTTGATAGATGAACCTGCAAGCCGTGCTCCGCCAACGCGATCGCGACCGCAGCAGCGACACTTGTCTTACCAACGCCCCCTTTACCCATCGTCATGATCACGCCGCGACGCTGCGCAGCGAATTGATCGACAAGTGACTGCAGCGACAACAGGCCATCGAACGAGTGAATTTCCGCGTCTCCAAGCGGCGAAGGGTCTACGATGGTTAATCTGTTTTGTTGCGACGAAGACAACTCTTGTCCCATTAAACGCAGCGAGGGAATTCCGAGCACTCCGCTGCTGGCCAGACGCACTGACGTCTGCATCAGTGAACTCAATTCAGCCGGCATCGAATCCATCGCTTGCTCGCAGCGGTGCTGCATTGCAACGGCAACGGAATCGGATTGATCCGATGCTTCAAAGACCCCGTTAATAATTAAATGCTGATTCTCGATCCCTAAATCCTTTAGCTCGCTACTTGTACGGGCCGCTTCCTGCAATGCGGACTTTTCCGGCCGAGTCACCAAGACCAGCGATGTATCCTCAGCCGATGCCAGGCGTTCCTTGGTGGCTTGATAGATGCGTTGTTGTTCCTGCAAACCAGCCAAAGGCCCGATGCATGAGGTACCCGAAGTGTTCGATTCCATGAATCCTGACCATGCCGACGGTAGCGTCAGTAGTCGCAATGTATGGCCGGTCGGCGCCGTATCGAAAACAAGATGATCAAAGTCGCGAGTTTTCTGTTCGTCGCCGAGCAGTTTTGCAAACTCGTCAAAAGCAGCAATTTCCAGGGTACAAGAACCGGCGAACTGCTCCTCCATGCTTTCGATTGCTGCATCGGGCAACACGCCTCGGTACGGCCCCACCATTCGCTCCCGATAGTCGGCAGCCGCTCGCTGAGGATCGATATTCAAAGCCGACAAACCTTCGACACCCTGCACAGGCGTCGGCACACCGGTCAGTTTCGTCCCCAAGACCTCGTCCAAGTTCGATGCCGGATCAGTCGAAACCAATAACACTCGTTTTCCGGATTCTGCCAGTGCCACTGCCGTCGCACATGACAACGATGTCTTTCCGACGCCACCTTTGCCTGTAAAAAAGAGATACCGTGTTGGCTGGTCGATTAAACGCATCGAAGTCTCCCGAATGGTGTCCACAACTTAGCTCGGCAACTGCTCCGCAGGTAAAAATCAGCAGCAGCCTGTTCCGCCACAACACCCACCGTCCGCTGTCGGCAGCGAAGGCTTGGCTGAGAGCTTTGTTCCGGTCCACAACGCCAAGTTGTCACGTGTGGGGTAGTCGCCTCGGCTGACGACCTGACCATCCACAAGCACCAATGGCAAGCAATCCACTCCCTCGCTTTGCATTAATGCCTGAACGGAGGAGTTCGCCATGTACTGTGGAGCATCTTGTGCCAAATTGAATCGATCAACTTGGTGCCCTTCGCGCTGCAGCCATTCAAGATCGGCAGCGAATCGAGGCAAAACGGGATCCACCTGAGGCCCACAAACCCCGGTGCTACAACACATCGCGCGATCAAATACCTGTACGTGACTCATTGTCTTCTCCTTTAAAATCGCCCATCGGCGATTACCGATAAACATTGTTAAAAAAAGGCCTACTACAGTGCAGCGACCAGTTCTTTCAATCTTGCAAATTGCTTTTCGTTGATGCAGTAACAGACTTTAGGCCCATCGACCTCCCCCTGAACCAGACCGGATTCCTTCAGGATTTTTAAATGCTGAGAAACGGTTGATTGGGCGAGTGGCAAGTTTCCGACGATCTCACCGCAAACACACGCATCACGGTCAAGCAACAATTGAACGATCTGAACCCGCGCCGGATGCGCGATGGCCCAAGCCAACTTGGCCAATTCGTCCGCACTGGGATTCGGCTTTAACTTCGCAGGCGATGGGTCACACCGCTTAGCCGATTTCTTCTTTCCCACGTCAAACCACCCTAGCGACAGACACCAGAACAACCTTTCCGACAGACAGCTTATCGTCAATCTACGATTAACGATAGAGCCTTTTATTGCCCGGTCAAGTGTTTATTCGAAAACGAACGCGTTGCTGCTACTCCACAGAGCCAATTCACAGAGCCAATTCACAGGGCCAATTCACAGGGCCAATTCACAGGGCCAATTCACAGGGCCAATTCACAGGGCCAATTCACAGGGCCAATTCACAGGGCCAATTCACAGGGCCAATTCACAGGGCCAATTCACAGGGCAACTCACTCAGCCCTTTCACTGAGGATGTGACTGCTAGCATTCGCTGATATTGACAGCCAAACCTCCACCTGAAGTCTCTTTGTATCGCGAGGACATGTCCGCGCCGGTGCGTTTCATCACTCGGATGACGCGATCGAGTGAGACGAAGTGCTTGCCATCGCTGCGGAGCGCTAAACGGCTGGCGTTGATTGCTTTCACTGCTCCCATCGCGTTGCGTTCGATACAGGGAACTTGTACCAGTCCCTTAATGGGATCACAAGTCAGCCCCAGATTGTGCTCCATTCCAATTTCGGCCGCCTCCTCCACTTGGTGTGGAGTTCCGCCCAAGGCTTCCGCGAGTGCACCGGCAGCCATCGAACAAGCGACGCCGACTTCGCCCTGACAGCCAACCTCGGCACCGGAGATCGAAGCGTTTCGTTTATACAGCGAGCCGATCACGGCAGCGGTCAGCAAAAACCGCTCGATGACTTCGGCGTTCACGTTCCGGCCGAATCGATCCAGATACAGCAACACGGCCGGAACGATTCCGGCGGCACCGTTGGTTGGCGCGGTCACGACCCGACCTCCCGCCGCATTTTCCTCGTTGACCGCGATCGCATAAAGATCGACCCAATCCAGGATTCCCATCGGATCACGGTCGGTTTCCTCGGAACGATTGCGAAGCGAACGATAAAGCGCCGGTGCCCGACGCCGTATGTTTAAACCACCGGGCAAAATGCCGTCGGTATGGCAACCACGCTTCACACAGTCCTGCATCGTTTGCCAAATCTTTTGCAGCCCGGCCGAAATCTCTTCATCGGTCCGGAACATTCGCTCGTTGGCACGTGCTAAGTCACTGAGCGAACATTGGTGCTGGTCAGTCAGTTCCAGCAATTCGCGTCCAGAAGAATAGGGATAGGGAACCTGAACACATTCGGCTTCGCTTGATTCACCGACGGAACCTTCGCGAACGACAAAACCGCCTCCGATCGAATAGTAGGTGCTTTCATAGAATGCGTGCTCTTGATCGCCATCACCGAACGCTTGAATTGTCATCGCATTGGGATGGGCATCCAAGGTCACTCGGCGGTTGAGGATCAAGTCATTTTCTTCATGGAACGGGATGGTCACTTTTCCATCCAAGTCGATCCTTTGATTTTCTCGGATCGCAGCCAACTTGTTCGGAACGGTTTCCGTGTCGATCAGATCTGGCTTTTCGCCAAGCAACCCCATCAAGACTGCGGTGTCGGTCGCGTGTCCGATACCGGTTAACGCCAGGGAACCAAATAGCTCGACACGAATTCGACGCACCGATTCAAGCTGCCCCGCGGTGGACAACTCACGCATAAACATTTCCGCCGCCCGCATCGGGCCGACCGAATGGGAGCTGGACGGTCCGATTCCAATCTTGAATAAATCGAAAACGCCAACGTAGGCTTCCTGCTCGGTCGTTGCGGCGGCAGAACTGGAATCGAGTGACATGCAAATGCTCTGGTGAATCGGCGGTGTTTGGCAGCACGGGAAGCAATACGC
This is a stretch of genomic DNA from Stieleria sp. JC731. It encodes these proteins:
- a CDS encoding L-serine ammonia-lyase, which translates into the protein MSLDSSSAAATTEQEAYVGVFDLFKIGIGPSSSHSVGPMRAAEMFMRELSTAGQLESVRRIRVELFGSLALTGIGHATDTAVLMGLLGEKPDLIDTETVPNKLAAIRENQRIDLDGKVTIPFHEENDLILNRRVTLDAHPNAMTIQAFGDGDQEHAFYESTYYSIGGGFVVREGSVGESSEAECVQVPYPYSSGRELLELTDQHQCSLSDLARANERMFRTDEEISAGLQKIWQTMQDCVKRGCHTDGILPGGLNIRRRAPALYRSLRNRSEETDRDPMGILDWVDLYAIAVNEENAAGGRVVTAPTNGAAGIVPAVLLYLDRFGRNVNAEVIERFLLTAAVIGSLYKRNASISGAEVGCQGEVGVACSMAAGALAEALGGTPHQVEEAAEIGMEHNLGLTCDPIKGLVQVPCIERNAMGAVKAINASRLALRSDGKHFVSLDRVIRVMKRTGADMSSRYKETSGGGLAVNISEC
- the arsA gene encoding arsenical pump-driving ATPase, encoding MRLIDQPTRYLFFTGKGGVGKTSLSCATAVALAESGKRVLLVSTDPASNLDEVLGTKLTGVPTPVQGVEGLSALNIDPQRAAADYRERMVGPYRGVLPDAAIESMEEQFAGSCTLEIAAFDEFAKLLGDEQKTRDFDHLVFDTAPTGHTLRLLTLPSAWSGFMESNTSGTSCIGPLAGLQEQQRIYQATKERLASAEDTSLVLVTRPEKSALQEAARTSSELKDLGIENQHLIINGVFEASDQSDSVAVAMQHRCEQAMDSMPAELSSLMQTSVRLASSGVLGIPSLRLMGQELSSSQQNRLTIVDPSPLGDAEIHSFDGLLSLQSLVDQFAAQRRGVIMTMGKGGVGKTSVAAAVAIALAEHGLQVHLSTTDPAAHVRSALAEQSLEGLTVSRIDPQQVTEQYRNEVLQLAAKDLDEHGKALLDEDLRSPCTQEIAVFRAFAESVAKGSEQIVVLDTAPTGHTVLLLDAAMAYHREVSRQANHIPPSVSELLPRLRDPLFTRILVVTLPESTPVHEAAALQSDLRRASIEPYAWVINQSLQPLPVHDPVLVGRKANEVSYINEVLVNHSSRTVLLPWQSVPPTGLAGLHQLLNTAMPVRQPTA
- the arsD gene encoding arsenite efflux transporter metallochaperone ArsD, whose amino-acid sequence is MSHVQVFDRAMCCSTGVCGPQVDPVLPRFAADLEWLQREGHQVDRFNLAQDAPQYMANSSVQALMQSEGVDCLPLVLVDGQVVSRGDYPTRDNLALWTGTKLSAKPSLPTADGGCCGGTGCC
- a CDS encoding protein-tyrosine-phosphatase gives rise to the protein MTNHSSESSSSFHCFTSIDQWITERASELDQIPSTRRQELSQLAGYIRKNLEANGTAKLTFICTHNSRRSHFSQIWAKVIADYCGHFGVQTFSGGTEATAMNERVVDSLRRSGFVIEADDVSVSNPIYRVSYSDQSVPLQCFSKVYDQTPNPQSGYAAVMTCSSADDACPIVPGCELRLPIRYEDPKVADGTEQEAAVYDERSKQISREMLAVMKAV
- a CDS encoding ArsR/SmtB family transcription factor; the protein is MGKKKSAKRCDPSPAKLKPNPSADELAKLAWAIAHPARVQIVQLLLDRDACVCGEIVGNLPLAQSTVSQHLKILKESGLVQGEVDGPKVCYCINEKQFARLKELVAAL